The proteins below are encoded in one region of Mangifera indica cultivar Alphonso chromosome 7, CATAS_Mindica_2.1, whole genome shotgun sequence:
- the LOC123220205 gene encoding GPN-loop GTPase QQT2 isoform X1: protein MDIDSDFKNFNIESAEVVASTQTDPMDSSEVKKDNGKEREELAKSMDKLHIEESPSGLAGSSSTNFKRKPVIIIVVGMAGSGKTTFLHRLVCHTQASNIRGYVMNLDPAVMTLPFGANIDIRDTVRYKEVMKQFNLGPNGGIMTSLNLFATKFDEVVSLIERRADQLDYVLVDTPGQIEIFTWSASGAIITEAFASTFPTVITYVVDTPRSASPITFMSNMLYACSILYKTRLPLVLAFNKTDVAQHEFALEWMQDFEAFQAAVNSDHSYTSTLTHSLSLALDEFYRNLKSVGVSAVSGTGMDAFFKAIEASAEEYMETYKADLDKRRAEKQRLEEERRKESMDKLRKDMEKSRGETIILSTGLKDSKAKSRDMMVDEDEEEDLDEEDDYEIFTEEDDAIDEDEDEEVSKFSV from the exons ATGGATATTGATTCTgacttcaaaaatttcaatatcgaATCGGCGGAGGTAGTTGCATCAACTCAAACGGACCCTATGGATTCTTCAGAAGTGAAG AAGGACAATGGTAAAGAAAGAGAGGAGCTTGCCAAGTCAATGGACAAACTACATATTGAGGAATCACCATCTGGACTGGCAGGGTCTTCATCTACTAACTTCAAGAGAAAACCAGTTATAATTATTGTTGTGGGAATGGCAG GGAGTGGGAAAACAACATTTCTTCATAGATTGGTTTGCCACACACAAGCTTCTAACATTCGTGGTTATGTGATGAACCTTGACCCTGCTGTTATGACTCTTCCATTTGGAGCAAACATTGATATAAGAGATACAGTTCGGTATAAGGAAGTAATGAAGCAGTTTAATCTTGGGCCTAATGGAGGAATTATGACATCACTTAATTTGTTTGCAACGAAGTTTGATGAG GTTGTTTCGTTGATTGAGAGGCGCGCAGATCAGCTTGATTATGTTCTTGTGGATACTCCTGGTCAGATTGAGATATTCACTTGGTCTGCTTCAGGAGCCATCATCACAGAAGCTTTTGCTTCAACATTTCCAACTGTGATCACTTACGTAGTTGATACACCTCGTTCAGCAAGCCCAATAACCTTTATGAGCAATATGCTTTATGCTTGTAGCATCCTCTACAAGACACGTTTGCCTCTCGTGTTGGCATTTAACAAGACCGATGTGGCTCAGCATGAATTTGCTCTTGAG TGGATGCAAGACTTCGAAGCATTTCAAGCGGCAGTGAATTCTGATCACTCATACACATCAACTTTAACACACAGTCTCTCCCTTGCACTGGATGAATtttatagaaatttaaaatCTGTTGGAGTATCTGCAGTTTCTGGTACTGGAATGGATGCCTTCTTTAAGGCCATCGAAGCAAGTGCCGAGGAGTATATGGAAACATACAA GGCTGATCTTGACAAGAGACGGGCAGAAAAGCAACGGTTGGAGGAAGAGCGTAGGAAGGAGAGCATGGATAAGCTGAGGAAGGATATGGAAAAATCCAGAGGAGAAACCATCATCTTGAGTACTGGTTTGAAGGACAGCAAAGCCAAAAGTAGGGATATGATGGtcgatgaagatgaagaagaagatttagATGAGGAGGATGATTATGAGATATTTACTGAAGAAGACGATGctatagatgaagatgaagatgaagaggttTCTAAATTTTCTGTTTAA
- the LOC123220205 gene encoding GPN-loop GTPase QQT2 isoform X4 yields MDSSEVKDNGKEREELAKSMDKLHIEESPSGLAGSSSTNFKRKPVIIIVVGMAGSGKTTFLHRLVCHTQASNIRGYVMNLDPAVMTLPFGANIDIRDTVRYKEVMKQFNLGPNGGIMTSLNLFATKFDEVVSLIERRADQLDYVLVDTPGQIEIFTWSASGAIITEAFASTFPTVITYVVDTPRSASPITFMSNMLYACSILYKTRLPLVLAFNKTDVAQHEFALEWMQDFEAFQAAVNSDHSYTSTLTHSLSLALDEFYRNLKSVGVSAVSGTGMDAFFKAIEASAEEYMETYKADLDKRRAEKQRLEEERRKESMDKLRKDMEKSRGETIILSTGLKDSKAKSRDMMVDEDEEEDLDEEDDYEIFTEEDDAIDEDEDEEVSKFSV; encoded by the exons ATGGATTCTTCAGAAGTGAAG GACAATGGTAAAGAAAGAGAGGAGCTTGCCAAGTCAATGGACAAACTACATATTGAGGAATCACCATCTGGACTGGCAGGGTCTTCATCTACTAACTTCAAGAGAAAACCAGTTATAATTATTGTTGTGGGAATGGCAG GGAGTGGGAAAACAACATTTCTTCATAGATTGGTTTGCCACACACAAGCTTCTAACATTCGTGGTTATGTGATGAACCTTGACCCTGCTGTTATGACTCTTCCATTTGGAGCAAACATTGATATAAGAGATACAGTTCGGTATAAGGAAGTAATGAAGCAGTTTAATCTTGGGCCTAATGGAGGAATTATGACATCACTTAATTTGTTTGCAACGAAGTTTGATGAG GTTGTTTCGTTGATTGAGAGGCGCGCAGATCAGCTTGATTATGTTCTTGTGGATACTCCTGGTCAGATTGAGATATTCACTTGGTCTGCTTCAGGAGCCATCATCACAGAAGCTTTTGCTTCAACATTTCCAACTGTGATCACTTACGTAGTTGATACACCTCGTTCAGCAAGCCCAATAACCTTTATGAGCAATATGCTTTATGCTTGTAGCATCCTCTACAAGACACGTTTGCCTCTCGTGTTGGCATTTAACAAGACCGATGTGGCTCAGCATGAATTTGCTCTTGAG TGGATGCAAGACTTCGAAGCATTTCAAGCGGCAGTGAATTCTGATCACTCATACACATCAACTTTAACACACAGTCTCTCCCTTGCACTGGATGAATtttatagaaatttaaaatCTGTTGGAGTATCTGCAGTTTCTGGTACTGGAATGGATGCCTTCTTTAAGGCCATCGAAGCAAGTGCCGAGGAGTATATGGAAACATACAA GGCTGATCTTGACAAGAGACGGGCAGAAAAGCAACGGTTGGAGGAAGAGCGTAGGAAGGAGAGCATGGATAAGCTGAGGAAGGATATGGAAAAATCCAGAGGAGAAACCATCATCTTGAGTACTGGTTTGAAGGACAGCAAAGCCAAAAGTAGGGATATGATGGtcgatgaagatgaagaagaagatttagATGAGGAGGATGATTATGAGATATTTACTGAAGAAGACGATGctatagatgaagatgaagatgaagaggttTCTAAATTTTCTGTTTAA
- the LOC123220205 gene encoding GPN-loop GTPase QQT2 isoform X3: protein MDSSEVKKDNGKEREELAKSMDKLHIEESPSGLAGSSSTNFKRKPVIIIVVGMAGSGKTTFLHRLVCHTQASNIRGYVMNLDPAVMTLPFGANIDIRDTVRYKEVMKQFNLGPNGGIMTSLNLFATKFDEVVSLIERRADQLDYVLVDTPGQIEIFTWSASGAIITEAFASTFPTVITYVVDTPRSASPITFMSNMLYACSILYKTRLPLVLAFNKTDVAQHEFALEWMQDFEAFQAAVNSDHSYTSTLTHSLSLALDEFYRNLKSVGVSAVSGTGMDAFFKAIEASAEEYMETYKADLDKRRAEKQRLEEERRKESMDKLRKDMEKSRGETIILSTGLKDSKAKSRDMMVDEDEEEDLDEEDDYEIFTEEDDAIDEDEDEEVSKFSV from the exons ATGGATTCTTCAGAAGTGAAG AAGGACAATGGTAAAGAAAGAGAGGAGCTTGCCAAGTCAATGGACAAACTACATATTGAGGAATCACCATCTGGACTGGCAGGGTCTTCATCTACTAACTTCAAGAGAAAACCAGTTATAATTATTGTTGTGGGAATGGCAG GGAGTGGGAAAACAACATTTCTTCATAGATTGGTTTGCCACACACAAGCTTCTAACATTCGTGGTTATGTGATGAACCTTGACCCTGCTGTTATGACTCTTCCATTTGGAGCAAACATTGATATAAGAGATACAGTTCGGTATAAGGAAGTAATGAAGCAGTTTAATCTTGGGCCTAATGGAGGAATTATGACATCACTTAATTTGTTTGCAACGAAGTTTGATGAG GTTGTTTCGTTGATTGAGAGGCGCGCAGATCAGCTTGATTATGTTCTTGTGGATACTCCTGGTCAGATTGAGATATTCACTTGGTCTGCTTCAGGAGCCATCATCACAGAAGCTTTTGCTTCAACATTTCCAACTGTGATCACTTACGTAGTTGATACACCTCGTTCAGCAAGCCCAATAACCTTTATGAGCAATATGCTTTATGCTTGTAGCATCCTCTACAAGACACGTTTGCCTCTCGTGTTGGCATTTAACAAGACCGATGTGGCTCAGCATGAATTTGCTCTTGAG TGGATGCAAGACTTCGAAGCATTTCAAGCGGCAGTGAATTCTGATCACTCATACACATCAACTTTAACACACAGTCTCTCCCTTGCACTGGATGAATtttatagaaatttaaaatCTGTTGGAGTATCTGCAGTTTCTGGTACTGGAATGGATGCCTTCTTTAAGGCCATCGAAGCAAGTGCCGAGGAGTATATGGAAACATACAA GGCTGATCTTGACAAGAGACGGGCAGAAAAGCAACGGTTGGAGGAAGAGCGTAGGAAGGAGAGCATGGATAAGCTGAGGAAGGATATGGAAAAATCCAGAGGAGAAACCATCATCTTGAGTACTGGTTTGAAGGACAGCAAAGCCAAAAGTAGGGATATGATGGtcgatgaagatgaagaagaagatttagATGAGGAGGATGATTATGAGATATTTACTGAAGAAGACGATGctatagatgaagatgaagatgaagaggttTCTAAATTTTCTGTTTAA
- the LOC123220205 gene encoding GPN-loop GTPase QQT2 isoform X2 → MDIDSDFKNFNIESAEVVASTQTDPMDSSEVKDNGKEREELAKSMDKLHIEESPSGLAGSSSTNFKRKPVIIIVVGMAGSGKTTFLHRLVCHTQASNIRGYVMNLDPAVMTLPFGANIDIRDTVRYKEVMKQFNLGPNGGIMTSLNLFATKFDEVVSLIERRADQLDYVLVDTPGQIEIFTWSASGAIITEAFASTFPTVITYVVDTPRSASPITFMSNMLYACSILYKTRLPLVLAFNKTDVAQHEFALEWMQDFEAFQAAVNSDHSYTSTLTHSLSLALDEFYRNLKSVGVSAVSGTGMDAFFKAIEASAEEYMETYKADLDKRRAEKQRLEEERRKESMDKLRKDMEKSRGETIILSTGLKDSKAKSRDMMVDEDEEEDLDEEDDYEIFTEEDDAIDEDEDEEVSKFSV, encoded by the exons ATGGATATTGATTCTgacttcaaaaatttcaatatcgaATCGGCGGAGGTAGTTGCATCAACTCAAACGGACCCTATGGATTCTTCAGAAGTGAAG GACAATGGTAAAGAAAGAGAGGAGCTTGCCAAGTCAATGGACAAACTACATATTGAGGAATCACCATCTGGACTGGCAGGGTCTTCATCTACTAACTTCAAGAGAAAACCAGTTATAATTATTGTTGTGGGAATGGCAG GGAGTGGGAAAACAACATTTCTTCATAGATTGGTTTGCCACACACAAGCTTCTAACATTCGTGGTTATGTGATGAACCTTGACCCTGCTGTTATGACTCTTCCATTTGGAGCAAACATTGATATAAGAGATACAGTTCGGTATAAGGAAGTAATGAAGCAGTTTAATCTTGGGCCTAATGGAGGAATTATGACATCACTTAATTTGTTTGCAACGAAGTTTGATGAG GTTGTTTCGTTGATTGAGAGGCGCGCAGATCAGCTTGATTATGTTCTTGTGGATACTCCTGGTCAGATTGAGATATTCACTTGGTCTGCTTCAGGAGCCATCATCACAGAAGCTTTTGCTTCAACATTTCCAACTGTGATCACTTACGTAGTTGATACACCTCGTTCAGCAAGCCCAATAACCTTTATGAGCAATATGCTTTATGCTTGTAGCATCCTCTACAAGACACGTTTGCCTCTCGTGTTGGCATTTAACAAGACCGATGTGGCTCAGCATGAATTTGCTCTTGAG TGGATGCAAGACTTCGAAGCATTTCAAGCGGCAGTGAATTCTGATCACTCATACACATCAACTTTAACACACAGTCTCTCCCTTGCACTGGATGAATtttatagaaatttaaaatCTGTTGGAGTATCTGCAGTTTCTGGTACTGGAATGGATGCCTTCTTTAAGGCCATCGAAGCAAGTGCCGAGGAGTATATGGAAACATACAA GGCTGATCTTGACAAGAGACGGGCAGAAAAGCAACGGTTGGAGGAAGAGCGTAGGAAGGAGAGCATGGATAAGCTGAGGAAGGATATGGAAAAATCCAGAGGAGAAACCATCATCTTGAGTACTGGTTTGAAGGACAGCAAAGCCAAAAGTAGGGATATGATGGtcgatgaagatgaagaagaagatttagATGAGGAGGATGATTATGAGATATTTACTGAAGAAGACGATGctatagatgaagatgaagatgaagaggttTCTAAATTTTCTGTTTAA